In the genome of Stomoxys calcitrans chromosome 4, idStoCalc2.1, whole genome shotgun sequence, the window ttggaccaCATTCGACAAAGGAGTGTAGAGATGTAATACTaatactcattgtttcaaatttatcGAAATGCTCTTTTTTTGGTTCACTACTCTATTTCGGGagactggtctatatggcagctatatccaaatatgttccgatctaaaccacattCAACAAAACGCTGtgggggtctaccaaaactcactgttccaaatttcatcgaaatcgtataaaaaaaattctccttttatgggctcaatactctacacATGAACTTTCCAATAgtggggcaaaaaaaaaaaagcagtaAGGAGTACTGACGAGAGCAAAAGACGATGctgtttttttctaaaaatataccGAATGTATTTGTTTACCTTTAGCCATGCACATTATAAACAAGTGGttggctgagttggtagcgCATCAGACGAGCAAACGAGAGGACCCATGTTCAAACCCTACTGGTGGCCTCTCACTGGTACTGTCGGCTCGATATTGCTGATTGTCTACGAACGCAATTACAGtaactccgtatggagcattccactattcgcaacctgcaGATGCGCCCAGTAGTAACACCGCACAGCTCGTAGCTCAAAATTCCAGTCCGTGCTTCCATGCTAAGACTGCTAATCATTCTACTGAATCAGCGGACTCATCGCTGTACGAGCGCCTTGCTGGGATGGACGCATTTATGATGAACGCGCAAATGAGACGAAAGTTCATGCGTGCTCATCAACCCAACTAATCTATTGTGGTGGGTGTAAAGAGCATTATAAaagatttgataaaaaattttcagttccAGAAAAATGTATAACACATAAATGGTATTCTAAAGTCTGACCTGCCCAATTTAGCAAAATtgtaaatcatttttttttttcataaaagtatggtgaaatcaaataaaataaaaaaggaatacgttttttttcttttagccaTAGAACGTACCCTATGATGCATAAGAAATTGAGCAAGatactaaaaaatgcaaaagtcATGTTATGTAGAACCTCTTTGCTATACACGACTTTCAATACTTGACAACttaaaataatttgtatttgcaaCTTCAAGGTATAAAGAGGAAAAGGACCAATGTATAAGTATTGGGGTAAATGCTGAAATTACCTTTATATTAGGTTCCACCATCATGCCAGTCTGCAAATAAATTTCTTGTTATTGCACTCAGGAACattgacatttttctttttagttCTCTCTACCAGCTTTTATGTTTCTATTGAAAATagctaaataaaaaataaaaaaaaaaaacaaaattatatgacaaaacaaaatagaaaaaatagaaaaacctTACCTTTACCGAAGGTGTAAATTAATCATCCAAGACTTGAGGAATTATAACAAACTTTCTGAAATATGCAAGAAATGTCCATTAACGCATTTACATAATGTAGCCTTACCATGTACTTTTCAGTTCCTTGCCATTGTGATattgagaaaaatattttctattaacCCCAAACTGGagttaaaaaaaggttaaaGCCATAAACACCACATTATGTTGAACATCTTTAGAAGGAACTAAAAGTTGTTTAAGGATATAATATAAATGATTAATTATCAAAGCATTATGATgtcttaataaattttaaatgtacATTAAATGCGTTTATTccttaaacataatttttttataaatatacaaTACAATGACTTGttattatataatatatatgatctgttataatgtatatatataaatttatttttatatattattgttttacattgtgcaaagttttcaCTTCACAATCGTATTACACTTTTTTACACTTGGTATTAAATTCATTatgttaaatatatatatataatgttaTTAAGGTAGTGTTTAAACATGGTGTTAAATAATTTAGCGCTTTTGTTTGCTTAATAAtagttttaaatatttcacaaatattcaaattaaattaagtAAAGACAGTAGACACGTAAGTGATTAATCATAGCAATAGTGTAACGTTTAAATTTAGAATAAACCAAATAAAAACAGTTGTTATACAAATACCAAAAAGAAAAGGACTCAAAATaggaattttgtattttaaaacttattgtttgatttcccttttcaatttgattaatttgtttgtttgattgataTTGATGTCCTATGACACGAGTATAAAGCAGTTTGTTTAACTTTAAATAGTTATTATCTCAAGTATCACATATGCTTTCCAAAAACAGAACATGTTCGAATTTGGAACAACATAAACGACGATGAACTCTATTTGCTTAAGCAAAAACACTTAAGGAACTCAAACTAATGATAGAATGGCTAGCCATAATGCATGAAGTCagctaaataaaattttgaagaaatgcaTAATTCTTGCCAATTGTATATCCATGGTAAATGCTGCTATTGAATgtgtttttgttgattttgttttcctttaaaTATGTATAAAGTTTTtaggaaatatatatatatgtatataaagagTGTTTTTGTGGGGAATTATAAAAAGtttctttttatcaaaattgtcttattgagcttttgtttgttttgcaaaacttttgttttttttttttttgtgtaaatattTGTCCTAAATATTGCTTTATAGCCATTTCAAAAAAGAACCAGCATTttgtcgttttgtttgtttttcaagacaaggaagggtaattttgttaaatattttcttgGTCCTGCTGCAATGGCTGGCTTTAGGGTCTGTTggtgaatttgtgtttgtaaagCTATGTATTGTAGATCTTAAATATCGTTAACTAAGTGACCCTCTATAACAGACGATTGATGGTATCTTCTCCTTTGGGAAAAGTCCTCATTTTCTTCATTCATTTGGGTGGGCGATAGATCAACACCCGGGCATGAGGGTGTTACAACAATTTGCTCATATTCATGCACTCGTTTGctgtaaaacaaaaataatgacgGAAATTAAAATTGATTGTTCATGGCTTACAAATGTTGCAGTCTATAAATTACCCAAAACatctgaatatgacacttttaAGCCAAGCAAAGAAATTGAATTCTGCTGTAAGGCCTGGTTTAACGGCTGGATTAGCTGTGCCCACGTAGAaccaaacaataaaaacaaccaGGAAACAGGTCAAGGCATAATACCAGTTGACCAACAACATTACCAATAGCTTGGTAAAGGCCTGTtgaattgaaaatattaaaaatatttttgcgtTTAAAACTACGTAAAAATACTTACCCCCAAAAGTGATGCCCAGCGATTGCAGTACCCTGAATACCAATTCTTTGTTTTCGAATGAATTGGTGGTCTTATGGGAGCAATGGGCTCCTCATCCTCATTGTCTTGTGTGGTAACAGCTTCCAGGTTACCATCCGCATTTGTACTGTTCACACCTTCCTGGAAAACTGGTGTCGATGACGCTGTGGAAGCTTCTGTGTTTGTAACAAAGCCATTTTGTTGTGTGTTTACATTATTCGTTGTTGAAGGCACATGTAAAGGTGAATTTTGTGGactttgtaaatttttatgtcGCACTCTATCGGGAAAGAGTAAATCCAAATCATTCCCATCTTGTGTGGCACCATATCGACGAGTCTCATAGGAGGGCGAAGAGGCTTGTATGCGGAAACGTTCTTCACGTTGCTCCTGTATATCGAAAGTCTGAGCCAAAGCGAAATAGGAGTAATCAATGCAAGCATAGGTAAGCAAAAATGGCATAGTAACAATGGGAGCCAAGAAGTTAATGTCACCGACAATAATAAAAGTCACAGTGACTACAGCAACAACTGCCATGGAGTATAGGGGCACTTTATTGGGACCTCTCTGGAAATTTAAGAATTcaaataaatgtaccttttcaAATAGATATGTTTATGTCAGCAGACTTACTCCCTTTGCTAAGATATCAATTCCAGGAATAACGCTCTCCTTGGCAATTGATTGTAAGACACGAGGTGTACCATACATTGCACCTAAACACGATGACATACTTGATACATATATACCAGCCAATAACAAAAAGTGTACGGCAGACACTTTCACGGAAATCATAAAGTCAGTAAGCAAAGTTGCCCTCTGACAGGTGGAGCCGAGGAATAAAATAAAGACCATATATAGGAATGTCctagaaaaatatataaaatattaaaataattaaaagtgttcattttatttttccagTAATATGAATCATTTAGATCTAAAGAGAAGTTTGCAGCCCATGATTGATTGCAGAACAGCTTATCAGCAAATATAGTAAATGTATGCAGAACTGACCGAAAAGTGAGAAGTTGGTATTCATaggaaatttaaataatatgCGGTTGCCATGTTTAGTAAGTAGGCATGTGCGCTACAGCGTTTAACGCACGGTTTGGAATCATGACAGAAATTCAAAAGAACTTCTATTTGGTTTATCATCCCTCTAATGTGCTCTCTATGACTTAGTTGATATAGAGAACGGGTTAGCAATGCGGGTCTTTATGGGCTTGCAAGTGAGTCTGATTATTATCGTTACTATTTTCTCCGTTATGCTGGCAGTATTAGTGGATATTTAAGCCTTGCAAAACTTATATGCAAACACatttcgctctgcggcacgacgATTAATGAACTTGACCCAGAACAAAGGATAAATACTTCCCTTAAGATTGATAGCTGTCTAATTGAAGTTTTATCTGAAATAACCTAACCTTTCTTATTTCGCTATATTTGATTCATTAAACAATCAATACCTCAATGGAATATTTTTCTCATATTTCAAAGTTATTATGTCGTCCTTAATGCTTTTATATGAATTTAAACGAACTTTATTCAACTATTTATACACAAAGCATAATTATTAAAAGATATTCTTTAACAAATAATTTAACTTTGTACTTACGAAGTTCCAAAAGCCGCCAAGGTGCCATTAGGTATATCTGTGGAGGGAGCTCTTAAATCACCACTCATATTAATACCAGACAGTACACCAGTTACAGTGGGGAAAAATACTCCAAATACCCGAAACCAGGAATAACCATCTTCATATTTCGGCCAAAGATTTTCCACAAAATTACTGCTTACCCAGCCATCAAAGCCATTTTctagaagaaaaagaagaagtaaAATTTGCCAATGATCTCTATTTTTCAAATACTCACCAGGATCTTCGCCAATAAAACTGCCCACCATAAAATCCAAGGCGGATATCAATAGTATCATCAGCAGTATAAACTGAAGCTTGATGACCCACTTCACACCAGCCACATTGATACAGCCCAATAAAATGACTGCAGCTGCTGCGAAACCTCGAATGGCCCATTTGTTGCCTTCCAGACCCACCAAGCCAGCCATGGACTCTCCAAAGCCCATAACATTTAAAGCACAACCCACGGCCTGGCCAAAACAATATAGCAAACCTAAAGAACCACCAAAACGTGAGCCCAAAGTATGAGCTATAAGAAAATATACACCCCCACTTTCAACACGACATCTTTCGCATATGCCCACCGCTGACAGTACTGACACTAAGGCAATAATAACTGTGCAGAATATAATAAGCATGGCATTGAGTATGCCAGCTTGGGCCACAATCCAGCCAGAACGAAGAAATACAATAACGCCAAACACATTGATGAGGCAGGAGGTAAAAACACCATCCCAGGTACCAAATAACACGGGCtgagatatgaaaaaattagaGCGCCACCTAAATAAGTAGAACATAAATGCCAAGGGGGTTAgtatttcattgatattttctTTGCGTTTCCATGCTTACCATGGTTTATCTCCTTGCACTTGAGCAAAGATTTCATTAGCTCCCGATGCCTGATGACCACCCGAAGCATATGTGTGTTCATTACCCAGATCTACAAAGCCACCAGTGTTAGCTCCTCGTTGACGAAAATTTGCTACAACTACTTCGCCATCATCATCGTGGCTTAGGCCAAAACGATTCCAATCCACTTGTTGTGAACGGCgacctccaccaccaccaccgccattGCCATTGCTTGCAGAGTTATTACTCATAATTTGAACCTACCTATAGCAGTTGGTGTTGTTGTATTATGACACTTCTTATGTGCTAATCTaatattttggatttttggCAGGCTTTTCTCCACGCAAGCAAACTTTTGTTGctctaatttttcatttttcacttCTAATGCATATTTCTTTGCTTGTTTTTAGGTTttgtattattattgttattgttttactACTTTTCACTGTGACGTCTCTTTGTAGGTTTGTGTGGTTGTTGTATTCGCTTGTTAGTATGTTTAAATTTACCATCGATAAACGCTAatctttataaattttaatCTTAATAATACTTCTGCCGTCTTGTTGAGCAATTTGTATTTGTCAAACATAAAACTGAAATTAGTCCGAACGTACGAGAGTAGCGTATGTAAGAAATGCGTTTTGTGTACATTAAGCTACGAAGGCCGTAACGTAACATCATATGATATGATGTCATATGGTATTCAGTGTAACCGTAgatattttttgaataaaagAAAGTTTcacaaaaaggtttttttttccaaaaaaagggCCAATGAATGAACGGTATAGTAAAAGAATAACCTTCGAAAGATCAAGAGTTTAATTTACCGCTTGCAAAAGTGtcaacaaaactttttttagttttatcatCTTGTTTAACCCATCTAAACTGAAGTTGAAGGACactgtagctcagaggttagcatgtccgcctttgaagcTGAACGTATGGGTATGAAACACATTCTTGGTTGCCATGACGGTATAAATCGAAGCGGTttcaatcatattaaatttatatGTAGCTTACTTCTACCGCTTAAATTTTTTGAACATCTGAAGGGTGCAGAACTTCCCAAAACTGCACTGTCTAAAGCCCACATGTACCTAAAAATCTACCTCGGGAGAAAAAGTGCCTACTACTCCAACATCTGCAACATGGATATCTAGAGAATAGATTAAAGATGTTCCAATTCGGTATCTTTCTGCTTCCAACGTCACGGTGCGCGCAATAATCTGTAATTTGGGTCCTTCACGATTCAAACATTGTGCTGTTTTCCCCATATCTTACCTTCATTCCCGCTTCCGACATCGAGGTTGCGCTCAGTAACGTTTAATAGGGATGGCATCTGTTAACGATTTTATTCAGGTCCTTTAAGCTTGCGGCactggttttgagcccataaatacGCAGTTTTCCCCATATCTTATCACCATTACTCCTAAGCACTGAAAACTGCAATATCTTTTGATAGatcatttattaatattttttgttcataagcattTTAGCATAAGAAAATACACACAAAGaaaccttaaaatttttttaaaaatcctatttttcttctgttcttgtatctcaattgtttttttttgtttatagaaaaaGCGCACAGTTTAAATTAAAGTCAGTTTAGGAGTATATTCTTAACTAGCATGGTAGGGAGGAAGGGAGGGAGAGAGAGTTCAAGTTTTCAATTACACCAATCAATTATTATCCGTCAATGAATtcatttgtatgtatgtataaataTTGTATATAATTTTATGCACATCAAATAGTGGGTTTATGCATGCAGAATTTGTATAGggttattttgtttttcggtCTAAAGTTGTTCAAggagttttttgtttgttcattaGGCAAAGAACTACTTAAAATTcctcaatttgtgtttatttcatTAGAAAGAGCGTACATAAGTTAACGTTTACGTTTAACTTTGTCTTGAGACAAAAAGATCTCAAAAAGTATACGAAGAAAAGAAGGCGCATTTAGGATCATACAACATTTAAGGACAACACTCGAAATAGTAACGCAAAACAGCAGACATACATGTTAACTTAGTTCTACATTTTATAAACTTGGAAAGattcttaattttgttttactttttttttgaagtatTTCTTCATTTTAGACATTAATTCGACATGTTGGCTTTCGGCCACAAATCTCAATTTCTAAGCGTTGAATTCAAGTAATTTGTAAGCTCATTAAGGACCATCGAACCTATAACCATTTTTTCGCAATTCACTTGAATCATTAAATCATCCGACTGTGACCAATCGAATGTTATCAGGACCAAGCTCTTCGATGTCATAGTCTGACCGACAAAGTAATTTATGGGATCCGTTGGATTTGGTGTCAAACACGCTACATTTATACATTCAAAAGTCTTTTGTTTCAGAACGGGAATCTTTACTTCTTCGCTatgcaattttaattttgtttgatgTTCATTCATGCCTCGTAGCTTCAGGCGTTCCTCCCTGAACATTGTTTCGTTTATTTGCACAGACCTTACCAGTTCACCTATGAGTGGCTTAAAGGCCACACGGGAAGTTCCTTTGTTAGAGGTTATTTCAAAATCGATTGCATGGCTGGAATCATTGAAATCCACACCTAGAATTCGGGTGGCACATTGGCCTGGATTGAGTACATTTATAGGCGCAAATTCTTGCATTTGCATGCCTGGTGGCAAAGATTTTTGACCCATTTGAATGTTTGATATTTCATCCgtagattggttaataaattgcAGTTCAATAGAAACCATAGAGGAAGAGTAGAGATGGGGAGAACGGGTATAACGATAACTAACTTGCAAACCATTGCCGGATAATTTATTCAATAGTTCCTTGTGTGTGTAGGATATATAAGAAGGACCAACTAGTTCCAATCGATTGGCAGCATTCTGCGGCATCAGACTTGTTTGTAAAGCAGTCATAGGAGTGCctataattaaataatttgttaTACTCTCTTTCTCATATTCTTCAGAGTTCTTAATTACCTGGTGTTAAAAATCCGCCCAAGGAGGGTGTCATTACCGGACCAATGGGAGGAATGTCATCCAAATCCAGCAACAAATCTAAATTGCTTTTTGGCTCAGCCTTCTTCTGAGAATCACTTGCGGTCTTATTGGCTGccttattgttattatttttaacaGCGGCTTGTTGTTCAGATTCGGTTTCAGAATCTGAACCCTCACCTTCCGATGACGATGAGGAAGACGAACCATACGATGAAGAAGACTCAGAGTCAGATGTACCAGAACCGTTGGCATTGTTAACCAACTGGGTTTCGGGTGCTTTTTTAACACTCGTTTCATTATTATTCAAAGCATTAACTTGTGCTTGTTTTGTTGGCGTTTTTGTCGAATTCTTATCTACATTTTCATTATCGCTTTCTGAATCAGAACCAGAACCTGAtgacgacgatgacgatgaGCTTCCCGATGAGGATCCACTTGAATGGGAATTAGAGTAATCTGATGACTTTCCTTCTGACTCTGAGAAAAATTCATTGCCAGTCTTTATGGTTTTTTCCTTGGCATTATTATTGTCTTTCTGTGGTGTCTTATTCTGTGTATTGGCGAATTTGGATTCCTGCATGAAACCCTCGACATTACGTACCGACGGATCTGAACCTTTCTCTGGAAAGACGGGTAAATCATTATAGCCAGTGCATCGCATATTCAAATAGTGTGACAAGGAGCCCAATTGATAATGGTTGCGAGTATGGTATTTACTTTCGAGAGTAGGAGCCGGTTTGGccgataaaaatatatttttagcagCTTCAGATAAAGTATTACTTTTGTTATTCGCCGGAAAGATAAATTGTTTCAGGAAACGAGCTCTATCTCGAATGTCATAGTTCACATCATATCGTGCCAGGGTGAAAACATACTGACATAACAGCGAGGTCTGCTGGGGATTGGTGAGATACAGTTTAACGGCCATATTTAAGACTTGTAATTTCACCGCATCCTCCTCGTCCACAAATGTCTTGGCTAGCTTTCTCAGCACATCTGGTGCAATTTTCGGAACTTTATCATTGTATTCTCCTATCAGCCACAAAATTGATGAACGCGCGGCTGGAACTTTTATAAAGTCCAATAGTTTGGCCATTTGAGATATAATTTCAAAATGTTGAGCGGCTTTAGTCTGCAATAAGTTCTTAATTACAATAACACTCTCGGCCACAACATGTTCATCCCGATTCGACAGTAGGTGTACCAAACCGCTGAGACAAGTTTCTGTTACCTCCTTTATGGAGGCGGCACATCTTCCAATAGCTTGAATTGTTGAGGCTACAAAGGGACGATCACTACTTGAGATGTAGGTTTGGAACTCGCGCAGTATCAATGAAATGCTAGCAGCTGAAGCCAAATTTGTCAGAATTtccaattttaaaagttttatatgAGTGGGATCTTGTGTGCGTACAAAGAACGATTTAATGTGGGGCTCGAAAATTGTCTTTCTCTTTGTGGACATGGAAGCAATGCAAGTCAAAACTACACTTTGAACTTCTTTGTGTGAGCGCAATAGACGTATTAGAGATTTTGCAACAATTTGTACTTCTTGACGGGGAGCAACATGATGGTATAATTGAGAAACGGCCATAACAACTGAGGCATTGCGTGATTGCAACAAAGGTTTAGTTTGTCTCA includes:
- the LOC106090566 gene encoding solute carrier family 12 member 8 isoform X2 produces the protein MSNNSASNGNGGGGGGGRRSQQVDWNRFGLSHDDDGEVVVANFRQRGANTGGFVDLGNEHTYASGGHQASGANEIFAQVQGDKPWWRSNFFISQPVLFGTWDGVFTSCLINVFGVIVFLRSGWIVAQAGILNAMLIIFCTVIIALVSVLSAVGICERCRVESGGVYFLIAHTLGSRFGGSLGLLYCFGQAVGCALNVMGFGESMAGLVGLEGNKWAIRGFAAAAVILLGCINVAGVKWVIKLQFILLMILLISALDFMVGSFIGEDPENGFDGWVSSNFVENLWPKYEDGYSWFRVFGVFFPTVTGVLSGINMSGDLRAPSTDIPNGTLAAFGTSTFLYMVFILFLGSTCQRATLLTDFMISVKVSAVHFLLLAGIYVSSMSSCLGAMYGTPRVLQSIAKESVIPGIDILAKGRGPNKVPLYSMAVVAVVTVTFIIVGDINFLAPIVTMPFLLTYACIDYSYFALAQTFDIQEQREERFRIQASSPSYETRRYGATQDGNDLDLLFPDRVRHKNLQSPQNSPLHVPSTTNNVNTQQNGFVTNTEASTASSTPVFQEGVNSTNADGNLEAVTTQDNEDEEPIAPIRPPIHSKTKNWYSGYCNRWASLLGAFTKLLVMLLVNWYYALTCFLVVFIVWFYVGTANPAVKPGLTAEFNFFAWLKSVIFRCFGKRVHEYEQIVVTPSCPGVDLSPTQMNEENEDFSQRRRYHQSSVIEGHLVNDI
- the LOC106090566 gene encoding solute carrier family 12 member 8 isoform X1 is translated as MSNNSASNGNGGGGGGGRRSQQVDWNRFGLSHDDDGEVVVANFRQRGANTGGFVDLGNEHTYASGGHQASGANEIFAQVQGDKPWWRSNFFISQPVLFGTWDGVFTSCLINVFGVIVFLRSGWIVAQAGILNAMLIIFCTVIIALVSVLSAVGICERCRVESGGVYFLIAHTLGSRFGGSLGLLYCFGQAVGCALNVMGFGESMAGLVGLEGNKWAIRGFAAAAVILLGCINVAGVKWVIKLQFILLMILLISALDFMVGSFIGEDPGEYLKNRDHWQILLLLFLLENGFDGWVSSNFVENLWPKYEDGYSWFRVFGVFFPTVTGVLSGINMSGDLRAPSTDIPNGTLAAFGTSTFLYMVFILFLGSTCQRATLLTDFMISVKVSAVHFLLLAGIYVSSMSSCLGAMYGTPRVLQSIAKESVIPGIDILAKGRGPNKVPLYSMAVVAVVTVTFIIVGDINFLAPIVTMPFLLTYACIDYSYFALAQTFDIQEQREERFRIQASSPSYETRRYGATQDGNDLDLLFPDRVRHKNLQSPQNSPLHVPSTTNNVNTQQNGFVTNTEASTASSTPVFQEGVNSTNADGNLEAVTTQDNEDEEPIAPIRPPIHSKTKNWYSGYCNRWASLLGAFTKLLVMLLVNWYYALTCFLVVFIVWFYVGTANPAVKPGLTAEFNFFAWLKSVIFRCFGKRVHEYEQIVVTPSCPGVDLSPTQMNEENEDFSQRRRYHQSSVIEGHLVNDI
- the LOC106090561 gene encoding AP-3 complex subunit beta-2, with the translated sequence MLSSSSPITFAGSTMQQQTNAFAAYGDRGGVQTGLDIEYGTDPASGSIFKYEGRKHDDLKQMLDSNKDGLKLEAMKRIIGMIARGRDASDLFPAVVKNVVSKNIEVKKLVYVYLVRYCEDQQDLALLSISTFQRALKDPNQLIRASALRVLSSIRVTMIVPIVMLAIMESASDMSPYVRKTAAHAIPKLFSVDPEQKDELVKVIEKLLSDRTTLVVGSAVMAFEEVCPERVDLIHKNYRKLCNLLVDVDEWGQVIIINMLTRYARTQFVDPNADEPSDIENAQNDVAENKKFYDDSESETNEDSGDESGKKSNQKTAPKIKSATSSPSSSYHVDLDHRLLLRQTKPLLQSRNASVVMAVSQLYHHVAPRQEVQIVAKSLIRLLRSHKEVQSVVLTCIASMSTKRKTIFEPHIKSFFVRTQDPTHIKLLKLEILTNLASAASISLILREFQTYISSSDRPFVASTIQAIGRCAASIKEVTETCLSGLVHLLSNRDEHVVAESVIVIKNLLQTKAAQHFEIISQMAKLLDFIKVPAARSSILWLIGEYNDKVPKIAPDVLRKLAKTFVDEEDAVKLQVLNMAVKLYLTNPQQTSLLCQYVFTLARYDVNYDIRDRARFLKQFIFPANNKSNTLSEAAKNIFLSAKPAPTLESKYHTRNHYQLGSLSHYLNMRCTGYNDLPVFPEKGSDPSVRNVEGFMQESKFANTQNKTPQKDNNNAKEKTIKTGNEFFSESEGKSSDYSNSHSSGSSSGSSSSSSSSGSGSDSESDNENVDKNSTKTPTKQAQVNALNNNETSVKKAPETQLVNNANGSGTSDSESSSSYGSSSSSSSEGEGSDSETESEQQAAVKNNNNKAANKTASDSQKKAEPKSNLDLLLDLDDIPPIGPVMTPSLGGFLTPGTPMTALQTSLMPQNAANRLELVGPSYISYTHKELLNKLSGNGLQVSYRYTRSPHLYSSSMVSIELQFINQSTDEISNIQMGQKSLPPGMQMQEFAPINVLNPGQCATRILGVDFNDSSHAIDFEITSNKGTSRVAFKPLIGELVRSVQINETMFREERLKLRGMNEHQTKLKLHSEEVKIPVLKQKTFECINVACLTPNPTDPINYFVGQTMTSKSLVLITFDWSQSDDLMIQVNCEKMVIGSMVLNELTNYLNSTLRN